One Aegilops tauschii subsp. strangulata cultivar AL8/78 chromosome 7, Aet v6.0, whole genome shotgun sequence genomic window carries:
- the LOC109731720 gene encoding U-box domain-containing protein 12, producing MGPWIRIGRLIQTASIPTLHLQTAWTSPPAIDLLSSPLPPNLAPAMAAATAAAEIAALPEPRGPLRRLCGDLSRRVRLLAPLLDDPSASASPPLADALRAARDLLHSVHHGSKIYQAMRGRDSLLREFAAVNERIQAALDDLPYNDFDMPEEVQEQVALVHSQFKRAATRAEPADAQLARDLAWALSDDKPTVPALLMRVSEKLQLETMADMKRESVALHEMVISSGGEPDGCVDEMSSLLKKLKDCVIAQAPSAEAPGVGRSPSVKSPIIPDEFRCPISLELMQDPVIVSSGQTYERSCIQKWLDSGHKTCPKTQLALTHTSLTPNFVLKSLIAQWCEANGIELPKNKANSHDKKAVKSSDYDNAGLVSLMNRLRGGNQDEQRAAAGEIRLLAKRNVNNRICIAEAGAIPLLVNLLSSSDPRTQEHAVTALLNLSIHENNKASIVDSNAIPKIVEVLKTGSMEARENAAATLFSLSVVDENKVTIGAAGAIPPLINLLCDGSPRGKKDAATAIFNLCIYQGNKVRAVKAGIITHLMNFLVDPTGGMIDEALTLLSILAGNQEGKSVITQSEPMPPLVEVIKTGSPRNRENAAAILWSLCSADAEQTLAAKAAGGEDALKELSETGTDRAKRKASSLLELMRQSEEA from the exons ATGGGCCCTTGGATCCGGATCGGACGACTGATTCAAACGGCATCCATCCCCACTCTCCATCTCCAAACCGCGTGGACCAGTCCGCCCGCCATtgacctcctctcctctcctctccccccAAACCTCGcccccgccatggccgccgcgaCGGCCGCCGCCGAGATCGCCGCGCTGCCGGAGCCGCGCGGCCCGCTGCGCCGCCTCTGCGGCGACCTCTCCCGCCGCGTCCGCCTCCTCGCCCCGCTCCTCGACGAcccctccgcctccgcctcgccCCCGCTCGCcgacgccctccgcgccgcccgCGACCTCCTCCACTCCGTCCACCACGGCAGCAAGATCTATCAG GCCATGCGAGGCCGGGACAGCCTCCTCCGCGAATTCGCCGCCGTCAACGAGCGGATCCAGGCCGCGCTGGACGATCTTCCCTACAACGACTTCGACATGCCCGAGGaggtgcaggagcag GTGGCGCTGGTGCACTCGCAGTTCAAGAGGGCGGCGACGAGGGCGGAGCCGGCGGACGCGCAGCTCGCGAGGGACCTGGCCTGGGCGCTCAGCGACGACAAGCCCACCGTGCCGGCCCTCCTCATGAGGGTCTCGGAGAAGCTGCAGCTCGAGACCATGGCCGACATGAAGCGCGAGTCGGTGGCGCTGCACGAGATGGTCATCTCCAGCGGCGGCGAGCCCGACGGCTGCGTCGACGAGATGTCCTCCCTGCTCAAGAAGCTCAAGGACTGCGTCATCGCCCAGGCCCCCTCCGCCGAGGCTCCCGGCGTGGGCAGGTCTCCCTCTGTCAAGTCCCCCATCATCCCGGACGAGTTCAGATGCCCCATTTCGCTTGAGCTGATGCAGGACCCCGTCATCGTCTCCAGTGGCCAG ACGTACGAGCGGTCCTGCATCCAGAAGTGGCTTGATTCTGGCCACAAGACCTGCCCCAAGACGCAGCTGGCCCTCACGCATACTTCCCTCACACCAAACTTTGTGCTCAAAAGCCTGATAGCGCAGTGGTGCGAAGCCAATGGCATCGAGCTTCCCAAGAACAAGGCCAATTCCCATGACAAGAAAGCGGTGAAAAGCTCTGACTATGACAATGCTGGTCTGGTCTCGCTGATGAATAGGCTGCGGGGCGGGAACCAAGACGAGCAACGGGCAGCTGCGGGGGAGATCCGGTTGCTTGCCAAGAGGAACGTGAACAACCGGATATGCATAGCTGAAGCAGGGGCCATTCCGTTGCTGGTCAATCTGCTCTCCTCTTCCGATCCTAGGACGCAGGAACACGCCGTCACGGCACTCCTTAACCTCTCCATCCATGAGAACAACAAGGCAAGCATCGTGGACTCTAATGCCATCCCTAAGATAGTGGAAGTGCTGAAAACTGGGAGTATGGAAGCCAGAGAGAACGCAGCAGCCACACTATTTAGCCTGTCAGTTGTGGATGAAAACAAAGTAACTATTGGTGCTGCTGGTGCGATACCTCCGCTCATCAATCTCCTGTGCGACGGGAGCCCAAGAGGCAAGAAAGATGCGGCAACGGCAATTTTCAACCTGTGCATATATCAGGGCAATAAGGTCCGGGCTGTGAAAGCTGGAATCATCACCCATCTGATGAACTTCTTGGTGGATCCTACTGGGGGAATGATTGATGAGGCACTCACTCTTTTGTCGATTCTTGCCGGCAATCAAGAAGGCAAGTCTGTAATTACACAATCAGAGCCAATGCCTCCACTAGTCGAGGTGATCAAAACTGGCTCTCCTCGCAACAGAGAGAACGCGGCAGCCATTCTTTGGTCTCTCTGTTCTGCTGATGCTGAACAAACCTTGGCTGCAAAGGCAGCTGGAGGGGAAGATGCACTCAAGGAGCTGTCAGAAACCGGCACAGACCGCGCAAAAAGGAAAGCTTCTAGCTTGCTTGAACTCATGCGCCAATCAGAGGAGGCATGA